Proteins found in one Seonamhaeicola sp. S2-3 genomic segment:
- a CDS encoding putative glycolipid-binding domain-containing protein, giving the protein MQAQDKIIVWKSTYVNTTEFTTINFKDTIEVKGHITGQGLGKLLNVNYLLEINEKWEIQSVNINFQSDSSFSIYLHKNKDKKWVNENGEIISKLNNCTDIDITLTPFTNTLPINRLNLAIGESKEIEVVYFDLPTRNFNPSKQRYTNLGNGVYKYENLASGFTANLKVDREGFVLDYPGIWHRVFSEQEATARQKEGFASSLISDNASDEIARNNIYDWLIGSWNVEAVDYLENNEIIKSQGEWHFAYVLEGRAVQDVWIAPKRSLRTPNLKQPRIRYGSSIRYFDAESKKWCVYWFNPVSSTVSKLYGWEDTGNIVQEGTDEDGNIMRWTFQNITNKSFHWKGEISTDNGETFTLQAEFFGTRKY; this is encoded by the coding sequence ATGCAAGCACAAGACAAAATAATAGTGTGGAAAAGCACTTATGTAAACACAACCGAATTTACCACCATTAATTTTAAAGACACGATTGAAGTTAAGGGACACATCACAGGTCAAGGATTGGGGAAATTATTGAATGTTAACTACCTGCTTGAAATCAATGAAAAATGGGAAATTCAGTCAGTAAACATCAATTTTCAATCAGACAGTTCGTTTAGCATATATCTTCATAAGAATAAGGATAAAAAATGGGTAAACGAAAATGGGGAAATCATTTCTAAACTAAACAATTGTACAGATATAGATATAACCTTGACCCCATTTACAAATACTTTACCAATAAACAGACTTAACTTGGCTATTGGTGAATCAAAAGAAATTGAAGTTGTTTATTTCGATTTACCGACTCGTAATTTTAATCCTTCTAAACAGCGATATACGAATTTAGGAAATGGAGTTTACAAGTATGAAAATCTTGCTTCCGGATTTACTGCAAACTTAAAAGTTGACAGAGAAGGGTTTGTTTTAGATTACCCAGGTATTTGGCATAGAGTGTTTTCAGAGCAAGAAGCTACTGCAAGACAGAAAGAAGGTTTTGCTTCTTCCCTGATTTCAGATAATGCAAGTGACGAAATTGCTAGAAATAATATTTACGATTGGCTTATAGGAAGTTGGAATGTAGAAGCTGTTGATTATTTAGAAAATAATGAAATAATAAAATCACAAGGTGAATGGCATTTTGCCTATGTACTTGAAGGCAGAGCTGTACAGGATGTTTGGATTGCCCCAAAGCGTTCATTAAGGACGCCAAATCTAAAACAGCCAAGAATTCGTTATGGTTCAAGCATACGTTATTTTGACGCAGAATCAAAAAAATGGTGTGTTTATTGGTTCAATCCCGTTAGTAGTACAGTAAGTAAACTTTATGGTTGGGAAGACACAGGTAATATTGTACAGGAAGGAACCGATGAAGATGGAAATATAATGCGGTGGACATTTCAGAACATAACCAACAAGTCATTTCATTGGAAAGGAGAAATTAGTACCGATAACGGAGAGACTTTTACTTTACAAGCAGAGTTCTTTGGAACACGAAAATATTAA
- a CDS encoding zinc-dependent metalloprotease has protein sequence MRTKILLLTILIGIISINKLNAQQCGTPQTTNYPESERTVTNSSYNDSFEPICFNVYFHIVRESNSSGGFNSSLLNEVTEKLNDAFNPHLLYVNNLGFDYINNSTYYNIDDTGNNNSEFNALVQINNRPDAINIYIVNNAVSYAGRANGILSQALVIESSWVNTQVVSHEVGHCLDLWHTFQGTATNTSGCAEAINGSNCTTCGDYVCDTPADANIGNSGGYTPDMDNIMSYYYPFNHFSDGQIVRSRNAFASSSLLQQVIGTTCLVPEISGSETICNNSATTYVLSNGGNSVSWHVSSNLTVQSQNSNSITVKPTSTSTNGTGFVEAVLPTQTIRKDIWIGKPLITVELEPMGTNYVAVHMVGLNNTNINDQSITSTTWQKISSSGGCYASFGGSGFEGLGHGNCNSWSVYAKITATNPCGTTTIYRTITPPAPDPCDDYYRISNTSKNTYEVMRIIDPCARTSGNQKLTSLSIKDKTLIQVFDLYGNSMIETNQKNININNLKNGLYIIRASINDKILTSKIIKQ, from the coding sequence ATGAGAACGAAAATTTTACTTTTAACAATTTTAATTGGAATTATTTCAATTAACAAACTCAACGCACAACAATGTGGTACACCACAGACTACAAACTATCCTGAAAGTGAAAGGACAGTTACAAATTCATCATATAATGATAGTTTCGAACCAATTTGTTTCAATGTATATTTTCACATTGTACGAGAAAGTAACAGTTCAGGTGGATTTAATAGCTCTTTATTAAATGAAGTCACAGAGAAACTAAATGATGCCTTTAATCCTCATTTATTGTATGTAAATAATTTAGGGTTTGATTATATTAATAATTCAACTTATTACAATATTGATGATACAGGAAATAATAATTCAGAATTTAATGCTCTGGTTCAAATAAATAACAGACCAGATGCTATTAATATTTACATAGTTAATAATGCAGTAAGTTATGCAGGTAGGGCAAACGGGATTTTAAGTCAAGCACTAGTTATTGAATCTTCTTGGGTTAATACACAGGTGGTTTCTCACGAGGTAGGTCATTGTCTTGATTTATGGCATACTTTTCAAGGAACTGCTACAAACACAAGTGGATGTGCTGAAGCTATTAATGGTTCAAATTGTACTACTTGTGGTGATTATGTTTGTGACACTCCAGCAGATGCAAATATAGGGAATTCTGGTGGCTACACCCCTGACATGGATAATATAATGTCCTATTATTATCCTTTTAATCACTTCTCCGATGGACAAATAGTAAGGTCAAGAAATGCTTTTGCATCATCTTCTCTCCTACAGCAAGTGATTGGAACAACATGTCTCGTGCCTGAAATAAGTGGGTCTGAAACAATCTGCAACAATTCGGCAACAACTTATGTATTATCAAATGGTGGTAATTCTGTAAGTTGGCATGTTTCCTCGAATTTGACCGTCCAATCTCAAAACTCAAATTCAATTACAGTAAAACCAACATCTACTTCAACCAATGGGACAGGATTTGTAGAAGCTGTATTGCCAACTCAAACTATAAGAAAAGATATTTGGATTGGTAAACCTTTAATAACAGTAGAATTAGAGCCTATGGGAACAAATTATGTTGCCGTTCATATGGTTGGATTAAACAATACGAATATTAATGACCAAAGTATTACTTCAACTACATGGCAAAAAATTTCAAGTAGTGGTGGCTGTTATGCTAGTTTTGGAGGCAGTGGTTTTGAAGGTTTAGGTCATGGAAATTGTAATAGTTGGAGCGTGTATGCTAAAATAACGGCAACTAATCCCTGTGGCACAACAACCATATATAGAACAATCACTCCTCCAGCACCAGACCCATGTGATGATTATTACAGGATTTCAAACACTTCTAAAAACACTTATGAAGTTATGAGAATTATAGACCCTTGTGCTAGAACTTCAGGAAATCAAAAATTGACATCACTTTCTATAAAAGACAAAACTCTAATTCAAGTTTTTGACTTATACGGAAACTCGATGATAGAGACCAATCAAAAAAATATTAACATTAATAATCTAAAAAATGGTTTATATATCATACGAGCAAGTATCAATGACAAAATATTAACATCTAAAATAATAAAACAATGA
- a CDS encoding IS1182 family transposase has translation MQGTKIFQEKLFLQFQLSERVPEHNFYRRLKEVLDLEFLYKLTCPYYGDSGQKSIDPVVFFKLCLVGYLENITSDRKLISHCSMRLDILYFLGYDIDEELPWHSTISRTRQLFPEAVFESVFTKIFELCVSAGMVAGHTQTIDSAPVKANASMDTLELKVPEEDLEGHLREIRNISHRDKQKPLRQSKANKADKDQQTLSASTKELQAIKRRNAKWAKDQDARPGAGAKGSRYTSNKTHYSPTDPDARISVKPGKARKLNYLSQLTVDTANHVISDIKAYHADGKDSQHLPDIVKRVKQRLWKAALVWENCVADTGYSSGENYAFLEAIGLKSFIPAHGTYKGGPDGFTYHEKEDYYTCPQGQIIPFKKVFIEKKNNTKKKEYRGSKPLCLDCPVRTACLGKTAQEKKFTVTYYRSEYERNIARVESNQGRYMKGKRQSTVEPVFGTLTQFMGLRKVNTIGIKQANKCMQLSAIAYNLKKYMKFIEKRTKSGAGAHTLYFSAKNTFYKVINMLLKPFKTPEFLSV, from the coding sequence ATGCAAGGCACAAAAATATTTCAAGAAAAGCTGTTTTTACAGTTTCAGTTAAGCGAACGCGTACCAGAGCACAATTTCTACAGACGATTGAAAGAGGTTCTAGACCTAGAATTTCTATATAAGCTCACGTGCCCATATTATGGGGATAGCGGACAAAAAAGCATCGACCCTGTTGTATTCTTTAAGCTGTGTCTAGTTGGTTATTTAGAAAATATAACGAGCGACCGTAAGCTTATATCACATTGTAGCATGCGCTTGGATATCTTGTATTTTTTAGGCTATGATATCGACGAAGAATTACCGTGGCATTCTACTATAAGCCGTACACGCCAACTATTTCCAGAAGCGGTATTTGAATCTGTTTTTACAAAAATATTTGAGCTATGTGTCTCGGCAGGTATGGTTGCCGGCCATACCCAGACCATAGATTCCGCCCCTGTAAAGGCCAATGCTTCTATGGATACTTTAGAACTGAAAGTGCCAGAAGAGGATTTAGAAGGGCATCTTCGGGAAATTCGTAACATCAGCCATCGAGATAAACAGAAGCCCTTAAGGCAATCTAAAGCAAACAAGGCCGATAAAGACCAACAGACCTTATCGGCTTCTACGAAAGAATTACAGGCCATAAAAAGGCGTAATGCCAAATGGGCAAAGGATCAAGATGCACGTCCAGGAGCTGGTGCTAAAGGCAGTCGCTATACCAGTAACAAGACCCATTACAGTCCCACCGATCCGGATGCGCGCATCAGTGTAAAACCGGGAAAGGCAAGAAAACTCAATTACCTTAGTCAACTTACAGTAGATACGGCAAACCATGTGATAAGTGATATAAAAGCGTACCATGCCGATGGCAAAGACAGCCAGCATTTACCAGATATCGTTAAGCGGGTAAAACAACGGCTTTGGAAAGCGGCACTGGTTTGGGAAAATTGTGTGGCCGACACGGGCTATAGCAGCGGCGAGAATTATGCCTTTCTAGAGGCAATAGGCCTAAAAAGTTTTATACCCGCCCACGGCACTTATAAGGGCGGTCCGGATGGATTTACCTATCACGAAAAGGAAGATTATTATACATGTCCTCAAGGCCAAATCATCCCCTTTAAAAAAGTGTTTATAGAAAAAAAGAACAACACCAAGAAGAAGGAATACCGCGGCTCAAAACCGTTGTGTTTGGACTGTCCAGTACGCACTGCATGCCTAGGGAAAACGGCACAGGAAAAGAAGTTTACCGTTACCTATTACCGCTCGGAATATGAGCGTAACATAGCCCGGGTAGAAAGCAACCAAGGGCGTTATATGAAAGGAAAACGGCAGAGCACCGTAGAACCTGTATTTGGTACGCTTACACAATTTATGGGCCTAAGAAAAGTGAATACCATTGGAATCAAGCAGGCCAATAAATGCATGCAACTTTCTGCCATAGCCTACAACCTTAAAAAATATATGAAATTTATAGAAAAACGTACTAAAAGCGGAGCAGGGGCACATACGCTTTATTTTAGTGCCAAAAACACCTTTTACAAGGTTATAAACATGCTTTTAAAGCCTTTTAAAACACCAGAGTTTTTAAGTGTATAA
- a CDS encoding helix-turn-helix domain-containing protein gives MDLGSIIKNIRKQKGQTQNEFASLCGITQTYLSQIESNSKEPNLSTLKTISNNLNIPLPILFFLSMTEEDVQPNKREAFGIVSPSVKSLVNEFFAV, from the coding sequence ATGGATTTAGGTAGCATTATTAAAAATATTAGAAAGCAAAAAGGACAAACTCAAAATGAGTTTGCTTCTCTTTGTGGAATAACTCAAACTTATCTTTCACAAATTGAGAGTAATTCAAAAGAGCCTAATCTTTCGACATTGAAAACGATTAGCAATAACTTGAACATTCCTTTACCTATACTTTTCTTTTTATCAATGACTGAAGAAGATGTTCAGCCTAACAAGAGAGAAGCATTTGGTATAGTTAGTCCTTCTGTAAAATCTCTCGTCAATGAATTCTTTGCAGTTTAA
- a CDS encoding IS1182 family transposase: protein MQGTKIFQEKLFPQFQLSERVPEHNFYRRLKEVLDLEFLYKLMRPYYGDSGQKSIDPVVFFKLCLVGYLENITSDRKLIPHCSMRLDILYFLGYDIDEELPWHSTMSRTRQLFPEAVFESVFTKIFELCVSAGMVAGHTQTIDSAPVKANASMDTLELKVPEEDLEGHLREIRNISHRDKQKPLRQSKANKADKDQQTLSASTKELQAIKRRNAKWAKDQDARPGAGAKGSRYTSNKTHYSPTDPDARISVKPGKARKLNYLSQLTVDTANHVISDIRAYHADGKDSQHLPDIVKRVKQRLWKAALVWENCVADTGYSSGENYAFLEAIGLKSFIPAHGTYKGSPDGFTYHEKEDYYTCPQGQIIPFKKVFIEKKNNTKKKEYRGSKPLCLDCPVRTACLGKTAQEKKFTVTYYRSEYERNIARVESNQGRYMKGKRQSTVEPVFGTLTQFMGLRKVNTIGIEQANKCMQLSAIAYNLKKYMKFIEKRTKSGAGAHTLYFSAKNTFYKVINMLLKPFKTPEFLSV from the coding sequence ATGCAAGGCACAAAAATATTTCAAGAAAAACTGTTCCCACAGTTTCAGTTAAGCGAACGCGTACCAGAGCACAATTTCTACAGACGATTAAAAGAGGTTCTAGACCTAGAATTTCTATATAAGCTCATGCGCCCATATTATGGGGATAGCGGACAAAAAAGCATCGACCCTGTTGTATTCTTTAAGCTGTGCCTAGTTGGTTATTTAGAAAATATAACAAGCGACCGCAAGCTCATACCACATTGTAGCATGCGCTTGGATATCCTGTATTTTTTAGGCTATGATATCGACGAAGAACTACCGTGGCATTCTACTATGAGCCGTACACGCCAACTATTTCCAGAAGCGGTATTTGAATCTGTTTTCACAAAAATATTTGAGCTATGTGTCTCGGCAGGTATGGTTGCCGGCCATACCCAGACCATAGATTCCGCCCCTGTAAAGGCCAATGCTTCTATGGATACTTTAGAACTGAAAGTGCCAGAAGAGGATTTAGAAGGGCATCTTCGGGAAATTCGTAACATCAGCCATCGAGATAAACAGAAGCCCTTAAGGCAATCTAAAGCAAACAAGGCCGATAAAGACCAACAAACCTTATCGGCTTCTACGAAAGAATTACAGGCCATAAAAAGGCGTAATGCCAAATGGGCAAAGGATCAAGATGCACGTCCAGGAGCTGGTGCTAAAGGCAGTCGCTATACCAGTAACAAGACCCATTACAGTCCCACCGATCCGGATGCGCGCATCAGTGTAAAACCGGGAAAGGCAAGAAAACTCAATTACCTTAGTCAACTTACAGTAGATACGGCAAACCATGTGATAAGTGATATAAGAGCGTACCATGCCGATGGCAAAGACAGTCAGCATTTACCAGATATCGTTAAGCGGGTAAAACAACGGCTTTGGAAAGCGGCACTGGTTTGGGAAAATTGTGTGGCCGACACGGGCTATAGCAGCGGCGAGAATTATGCCTTTCTAGAGGCAATAGGCCTAAAAAGTTTTATACCCGCCCACGGCACTTATAAGGGCAGTCCGGATGGATTTACCTATCACGAAAAGGAAGATTATTATACATGTCCTCAAGGCCAAATCATCCCCTTTAAAAAAGTGTTTATAGAAAAAAAGAACAACACCAAGAAGAAGGAATACCGCGGCTCAAAACCGTTGTGTTTGGACTGTCCAGTACGCACTGCATGCCTAGGGAAAACGGCACAGGAAAAGAAGTTTACCGTTACCTATTACCGCTCGGAATATGAGCGTAACATAGCCCGGGTAGAAAGCAACCAAGGGCGTTATATGAAAGGAAAAAGGCAGAGCACCGTAGAACCTGTATTTGGTACGCTCACACAATTTATGGGCCTAAGAAAAGTGAATACCATTGGAATTGAGCAGGCCAATAAATGCATGCAGCTTTCAGCCATAGCCTACAACCTTAAAAAATATATGAAATTTATAGAAAAACGTACTAAAAGCGGAGCAGGGGCACATACGCTTTATTTTAGTGCCAAAAACACCTTTTACAAGGTTATAAACATGCTTTTAAAGCCTTTTAAAACACCAGAGTTTTTAAGTGTATAA
- a CDS encoding SRPBCC domain-containing protein, with protein sequence MENQVGKTKDVGFQFGIRKTFSVSSEKVWDFLFSENGLKIWLGNLKNELEIKKEYETENGITGLVRVFKANSHIRLNWKPKNWENMSTIQIRVIGNQTKATIAIHQEKLLNTEQRNEMKAYWTEIIKKIGDELLT encoded by the coding sequence ATGGAAAATCAAGTCGGAAAAACCAAAGATGTAGGATTTCAATTTGGAATAAGGAAAACCTTTTCTGTTTCGAGTGAAAAGGTTTGGGACTTTTTATTTTCCGAGAATGGACTAAAGATTTGGTTAGGCAATTTGAAAAATGAACTTGAAATTAAAAAAGAATACGAAACTGAAAATGGCATAACAGGACTTGTCCGTGTTTTTAAAGCAAATTCTCATATTCGACTGAATTGGAAACCGAAAAATTGGGAAAATATGTCAACAATTCAAATTAGAGTAATTGGAAATCAGACTAAGGCAACCATAGCCATCCATCAAGAGAAATTATTGAATACCGAACAGCGAAATGAAATGAAAGCATATTGGACTGAGATAATAAAGAAAATTGGTGATGAACTATTGACATAG
- a CDS encoding VOC family protein — MKRVYGLLTLVILTFSACNNNTDKSDNQQNQENKMEQRISVLTIGADDLNAMKNFYGQVLGWTTVAENKDIAFYKLNGFLLSICDRKMLADFIGVDHKGQGFRSVTIGYNVDSKEEVLELYDQLKDKVKILKEPTEPPFGGLFFYFTDIEGNIIEVAQNSFITLDKDKNAINHKPIDHL; from the coding sequence ATGAAACGAGTATATGGACTTTTAACATTGGTGATTTTGACATTTTCAGCTTGTAATAACAATACTGACAAATCGGATAACCAACAAAATCAGGAAAATAAAATGGAACAAAGAATTAGCGTATTGACAATTGGGGCGGATGACTTGAACGCAATGAAAAACTTCTATGGACAAGTTTTAGGTTGGACAACAGTTGCCGAGAATAAAGACATAGCCTTTTATAAACTCAATGGATTTTTATTGAGCATTTGCGATAGAAAAATGCTTGCAGACTTTATCGGTGTTGACCATAAAGGACAAGGTTTTCGTTCTGTGACAATTGGCTACAATGTTGACAGCAAAGAAGAAGTGTTAGAACTTTATGACCAACTGAAAGACAAAGTGAAAATTTTGAAAGAGCCGACAGAACCACCATTTGGCGGACTTTTCTTTTATTTCACAGATATTGAAGGAAACATAATTGAAGTTGCACAAAACTCATTTATAACGCTTGACAAAGACAAAAATGCAATCAACCACAAACCAATTGACCATTTGTAA
- a CDS encoding reverse transcriptase family protein: MNSLQFKKYQFKLFCSEIGFSPERVQFIVDNIDHYYNEWFEKKPDKKNGGFKKYQDGTLKQRAIRPSLKELKVIHKRIKERILTPISLPSHIHGGVKKRSNVSNAKPHQGKKYQFTTDLMEFYPSVKHTKVYDTFLKLGFSNHYSHWLTKITTWKYELPQGTPTSTHISNLVFLETDYKLIELCNENNITYTRYVDDLTFSSPICFKHHLNTILEIITESGFKISYRKTKYQGNQNITGIEVRNNFIDAPEKILIKSKDEIESKKEFKPYTNYLKNIRKTNKRKPAANNGNRCTSP, from the coding sequence ATGAATTCTTTGCAGTTTAAAAAATATCAGTTTAAACTGTTTTGTTCTGAAATTGGTTTTTCTCCCGAACGAGTTCAATTCATAGTTGATAATATAGACCACTATTATAATGAATGGTTTGAGAAAAAACCAGATAAGAAAAATGGTGGATTTAAAAAATATCAAGATGGCACATTAAAACAACGTGCAATCAGACCATCACTAAAAGAGTTGAAAGTAATTCACAAAAGAATTAAAGAAAGAATTTTAACTCCAATTTCCTTGCCTTCACATATTCACGGTGGAGTTAAGAAGCGTAGTAATGTTTCGAATGCTAAACCACATCAAGGGAAAAAATATCAATTTACAACAGATTTGATGGAGTTTTATCCAAGTGTAAAACATACCAAAGTGTATGATACATTTCTCAAGCTTGGATTTTCAAACCATTATAGCCATTGGTTGACAAAAATAACGACTTGGAAATATGAACTTCCACAAGGCACTCCTACAAGTACACATATTTCAAACCTTGTGTTCTTGGAAACCGACTATAAATTAATCGAATTATGTAATGAGAATAATATTACTTATACGAGATATGTTGATGACTTGACCTTTTCTTCACCTATTTGCTTTAAACATCATTTAAATACAATTTTAGAAATAATAACAGAAAGTGGTTTTAAAATAAGTTATCGAAAAACTAAATATCAAGGAAATCAAAACATAACAGGAATAGAAGTTAGAAATAATTTCATTGATGCACCAGAAAAAATTCTAATAAAATCAAAAGACGAAATAGAAAGCAAAAAGGAGTTTAAACCATACACAAACTATTTGAAAAATATAAGAAAGACTAATAAAAGAAAGCCAGCCGCTAACAATGGTAACCGTTGCACAAGCCCATAA
- a CDS encoding RidA family protein, whose translation MENKMEHINPDGLIKNSAFSQIITTEGNGKTIYIGGQNAVNGIGKIVGKNDILKQTEQVMKNLEIALKSCGVNFESLVKLGIHIVQGQNAYGAFQVSQKFLGQNPNPPIITVLYVTGLINPEFLIEIDAIAFKPEK comes from the coding sequence ATGGAGAATAAAATGGAACATATAAATCCAGATGGACTAATAAAAAATTCTGCGTTTTCTCAAATCATAACGACTGAAGGAAATGGAAAGACAATTTATATCGGTGGACAAAATGCAGTAAATGGAATCGGAAAAATTGTTGGAAAAAATGATATTTTAAAGCAAACTGAGCAAGTAATGAAAAACCTAGAAATTGCTCTTAAATCTTGTGGAGTAAATTTTGAAAGTTTAGTGAAATTAGGCATTCATATTGTCCAAGGGCAGAATGCTTATGGTGCATTTCAAGTTTCGCAGAAATTTTTAGGTCAGAACCCAAACCCACCGATTATTACAGTTTTGTACGTTACAGGACTAATAAATCCAGAATTTTTAATAGAAATTGACGCGATAGCATTTAAACCTGAAAAATAA
- a CDS encoding thioredoxin-like domain-containing protein: MKKVFLVIVSFIIFMIFCLTLNSLKLKKTYSDFKEDISFEKNSKFNLNGILKLDSTTVNPKILSNKTTLIQFSFKGCGPCQKAKKRFPKLLNQTDENFQIITISIDKFDFWKSLEENISERRWTKLNIGGSNLINSLKVIGYPTYFIVNKKGNIVSRPSHFDGIKAIRSYYKIKPNILDLLNEHSSNLLDTNRFSNFIYVYSILYLFLFGIVILIRFLIKKTLGNTGCTSP; the protein is encoded by the coding sequence ATGAAAAAAGTATTTTTAGTAATAGTTTCCTTCATCATTTTCATGATATTTTGCTTGACTTTGAATTCTTTAAAATTAAAAAAAACGTACTCTGATTTTAAAGAAGATATTAGTTTTGAAAAAAACTCTAAGTTTAACTTAAATGGAATTTTAAAATTAGACTCTACTACTGTCAATCCTAAAATTCTTTCAAATAAAACAACACTTATCCAATTTTCGTTCAAGGGTTGTGGCCCTTGCCAAAAAGCGAAAAAACGTTTCCCAAAACTTCTAAATCAAACAGATGAAAACTTTCAGATAATTACTATTTCAATCGATAAATTTGATTTTTGGAAATCTCTTGAAGAGAATATAAGTGAAAGAAGATGGACAAAGCTGAATATAGGAGGTTCGAATTTGATTAATTCTTTAAAAGTAATTGGGTATCCAACTTATTTTATTGTTAATAAAAAGGGAAATATTGTATCCAGACCTTCTCATTTTGACGGAATAAAAGCAATTAGAAGTTATTATAAAATTAAACCGAACATACTGGATTTACTGAATGAACATAGTAGTAATTTACTTGATACTAATAGATTTTCAAATTTTATTTATGTATATTCAATTTTATATCTATTTCTGTTTGGAATTGTAATCTTAATCAGATTTTTGATAAAAAAAACATTGGGTAACACTGGTTGCACAAGCCCATAA
- a CDS encoding IS3 family transposase: MFVHPLRSSGISKQAFYKRLKTQQKQEVDHQKLIKMVKDYRKKVGSKTGGIKLHKELKQDFINADIKIGRDKFYRFLRLNNLLIPKTKNYITTTNSNHMYKKYKNLVKDHVPTRPEQLWVSDITYIKTENGHNYLALVTDAYSKQIMGYKLDNHMRTSLCTEALAMAIKNRKYPKQKLIHHSDRGFQYCNPKYTEFAESNGITMSMTEQYDPYENAVAERINRTLKYEYGLKQTIKNTDLAQKMTEQAVYIYNNLRTHFSLDLRKPAEVHLNPNIKYKSYRKNNVNLPELTI; the protein is encoded by the coding sequence GTGTTCGTGCATCCGCTTCGCTCAAGTGGGATATCTAAACAAGCCTTTTACAAAAGACTCAAAACCCAACAAAAACAAGAAGTAGACCATCAAAAATTAATCAAAATGGTTAAGGACTACCGTAAAAAAGTAGGCTCTAAAACGGGTGGAATTAAGCTACATAAAGAACTAAAACAGGACTTTATAAACGCTGATATTAAAATTGGTAGAGACAAGTTCTATCGATTCCTCAGACTTAATAATCTTTTGATTCCTAAAACTAAAAATTACATCACAACTACAAACTCAAACCATATGTACAAAAAATATAAGAACCTTGTAAAAGACCACGTTCCTACTCGACCAGAACAACTTTGGGTTAGCGATATCACTTATATTAAAACAGAAAATGGGCACAACTATCTAGCTTTAGTCACAGACGCCTATTCTAAGCAAATTATGGGCTATAAACTCGATAATCATATGAGAACATCGCTTTGTACAGAGGCGCTTGCTATGGCTATTAAAAATAGAAAATATCCTAAACAAAAGCTTATTCATCACTCAGATAGAGGGTTTCAATACTGCAATCCTAAATATACCGAGTTTGCCGAAAGCAACGGAATAACAATGAGTATGACTGAACAATACGACCCTTATGAAAACGCTGTTGCTGAACGTATTAATAGAACACTTAAATACGAATACGGCTTAAAACAAACTATTAAAAACACCGATTTAGCTCAAAAAATGACGGAGCAAGCTGTATATATTTATAACAATTTGAGAACCCATTTTAGTCTGGACCTAAGAAAACCTGCTGAAGTACATTTAAATCCAAACATCAAATACAAATCCTATAGAAAAAATAATGTAAATTTACCTGAACTAACGATTTAA
- a CDS encoding helix-turn-helix domain-containing protein → MKTQNEHWRKKSYQKATLETKLLVVDQILNGQLSNNQASKKYDVPRTTISYWLRKYSTLVQQNTGMSKNDEIKKLKEKIEELEFQKDFQQDIIADMELITGVDMSKKSLPKTLAKEIELKKKQRIKENGSMDVLLT, encoded by the coding sequence ATGAAAACACAAAATGAGCACTGGCGAAAAAAAAGTTACCAAAAAGCCACTTTAGAAACCAAACTTTTAGTCGTTGACCAAATCCTAAACGGTCAACTATCCAACAACCAAGCTTCTAAAAAATACGACGTCCCCAGAACAACCATTTCCTATTGGTTAAGAAAATACAGTACCTTAGTACAACAAAATACTGGTATGAGTAAAAACGATGAAATTAAAAAGTTAAAGGAAAAGATTGAAGAACTTGAGTTTCAAAAAGACTTTCAACAAGACATTATCGCGGATATGGAACTTATTACAGGCGTTGATATGTCAAAAAAGTCATTACCCAAAACATTAGCAAAAGAGATAGAGCTAAAGAAAAAACAGCGTATAAAAGAAAATGGCTCTATGGATGTTTTACTCACTTAA